A single window of Rhodococcus jostii RHA1 DNA harbors:
- a CDS encoding carotenoid oxygenase family protein, which yields MSAPVSRRPGPVDIAHHSHLVGVFAPQREEVDVRGLEVIGELPADLHGAYLRNGPNPRFDPIGTYVYPLDGDGMVHRIELADGTARYTNRFVRTPMVQAEEKAGHVIWPGVTDLYTPTEDEVGPELAGTSRELPDINIVRHGGRLLAMAETTLPFRLDPADLSTLGRESCDGAMGVGSTAHPKIDPVTGQMVLFNYMLEAPYLTWSVVNPDGSVARTPTVVEGADTPLMIHDMALTERYIVLMLCPLVFDIAAVLTGGSVLDWRPEDGTRIALVPRDGGPVRWSTHDAYWVWHFANAFDLPDGKVSVDYVEWTYPGGFAKAPSPSLGSLVRAVVDPDSGRVTREVVCDRDVEFPRVDDRELTRGHRAVATVGKLDRSQGRQDSLWFFDTARGTEAHWDPGSVSVGEPIFMPGAEHEYWGMIGTDRRDMSSWFFVLPADDPGAGPIGKVRLPIRVPAGLHGAWLPAE from the coding sequence ATGTCAGCACCGGTATCCCGTCGTCCCGGACCTGTCGACATCGCGCACCACAGCCATCTCGTCGGGGTGTTCGCGCCGCAACGGGAGGAGGTGGACGTCCGGGGTCTCGAGGTGATCGGCGAGCTGCCCGCCGATCTGCACGGCGCCTATCTGCGCAACGGTCCCAACCCGCGGTTCGACCCGATCGGCACGTACGTCTACCCGCTCGACGGCGACGGCATGGTCCACCGAATCGAACTGGCCGACGGCACGGCCCGGTACACCAACCGCTTCGTCCGAACCCCGATGGTGCAGGCGGAGGAGAAGGCCGGGCACGTCATCTGGCCCGGGGTCACCGACCTCTACACACCGACGGAGGACGAAGTCGGCCCCGAACTCGCGGGCACGTCGCGCGAGCTGCCCGACATCAACATCGTCCGGCACGGCGGACGGCTGCTCGCGATGGCCGAGACCACGCTGCCCTTCCGCCTCGACCCCGCCGACCTGAGCACACTGGGACGAGAGAGTTGTGACGGCGCCATGGGTGTGGGGAGCACCGCGCACCCCAAGATCGACCCGGTCACCGGACAGATGGTGCTGTTCAACTACATGCTCGAGGCCCCGTACCTGACGTGGTCGGTGGTCAACCCCGACGGCTCGGTCGCGCGGACACCGACCGTGGTCGAGGGCGCGGACACCCCGCTGATGATCCACGACATGGCACTGACCGAGCGCTACATCGTTCTGATGCTGTGCCCGCTGGTCTTCGACATCGCCGCCGTCCTGACCGGCGGGTCCGTGCTCGACTGGCGGCCGGAGGACGGGACGAGGATCGCGCTGGTGCCCCGCGACGGCGGTCCGGTCCGGTGGTCGACGCACGACGCCTACTGGGTGTGGCATTTCGCGAACGCCTTCGATCTGCCCGACGGGAAGGTGAGCGTCGACTATGTGGAGTGGACGTATCCCGGTGGGTTCGCGAAGGCCCCGTCGCCGTCGCTCGGCTCCCTGGTTCGCGCCGTCGTCGACCCCGACAGCGGGCGGGTGACGCGAGAGGTGGTGTGCGACCGCGACGTCGAGTTCCCGCGGGTCGACGACCGCGAGCTCACCCGAGGGCACCGGGCGGTGGCGACCGTCGGCAAACTCGACCGCAGCCAGGGGCGGCAGGATTCGCTGTGGTTCTTCGACACGGCCCGCGGCACCGAGGCGCACTGGGATCCGGGGAGCGTGTCGGTGGGTGAGCCGATCTTCATGCCCGGCGCCGAGCACGAGTACTGGGGAATGATCGGCACCGACCGGCGCGACATGTCGTCCTGGTTCTTCGTGCTGCCCGCCGACGACCCCGGGGCGGGGCCGATCGGGAAGGTGCGGCTGCCGATCCGGGTTCCGGCGGGCCTGCACGGCGCGTGGCTGCCTGCGGAGTAG
- a CDS encoding S9 family peptidase — protein sequence MTSAPYGSWPSPIAAADLASSGHPVEGGRYVGDDVWWSELRPSEGGRVAVRRLGLDDEPEDVLPAPWNARTRVHEYGGGAWTVTDAGRLVFAEFSDQRLYLLEGGTPVPLTPEPPQPCSLRYGDLSVVDGEVWAVREMHDADGGVSRDICVIPLDGSAANDPHRVRSVVAGSDFLANPRLSPDRRHLAWIAWDHPQMPWDGTELRVVAVEGGRVTGKVRTLLGGPEESVLQPEWVGPTELYTISDRSGWWNLYRVGIDDPDPVALCPMDADFGGALWMLGGRWHTRRDDGTLLTVRTFGTDTLAVLDPATGSLVDIPLDGLTSVGLGDRNGNRILLLTGGAQTPSGLRELDLDTGALRTVRLSVTELPEAAYLPEARQLTFQGAEREVHVIAYPPRHPRYRGEDGELPPYVAFVHGGPTSRVAPSLNPVFAFFTSRGIGVVDVNYGGSTGYGREYRNRLRGQWGVVDVEDVVTAVTGLADAGMADPGRLAIEGGSAGGWTVLAALTTSDVFACGASYFGVAELDGFVKETHDFESRYIDGLIGPLPEAADLYAERAPLNNVAGLNCPVLLLQGLDDPIVPPSQAERFRDALVEKGIPHAYLEYEGESHGFRKLATLISSRNAELSFYGQVLGFEPPDIPRLELWRPPNG from the coding sequence ATGACCTCTGCGCCTTACGGTTCCTGGCCCTCTCCGATCGCGGCGGCGGATCTCGCCTCCAGCGGCCACCCCGTCGAGGGCGGCCGGTACGTGGGCGACGACGTGTGGTGGTCGGAACTGCGACCCAGCGAAGGCGGGCGGGTCGCGGTGCGGCGCCTCGGTCTGGACGACGAACCGGAAGACGTCCTGCCCGCGCCGTGGAACGCCCGCACCCGGGTTCACGAGTACGGCGGCGGCGCCTGGACCGTCACCGACGCCGGCCGCCTGGTGTTCGCCGAGTTCAGCGATCAGCGTCTGTACCTGCTCGAAGGCGGGACCCCGGTGCCGCTGACACCGGAACCGCCGCAGCCGTGCTCGCTGCGGTACGGCGACCTGTCGGTGGTCGACGGCGAGGTGTGGGCCGTCCGCGAGATGCACGACGCGGACGGCGGCGTCTCCCGCGACATCTGCGTGATTCCGCTGGACGGGTCGGCGGCGAACGATCCACACCGGGTGCGGTCCGTCGTCGCCGGCTCCGATTTCCTGGCCAATCCGCGGCTGTCCCCGGATCGCAGGCACCTCGCCTGGATCGCATGGGATCACCCGCAGATGCCGTGGGACGGCACCGAGCTCAGGGTCGTGGCGGTCGAGGGCGGCCGCGTGACCGGGAAGGTGCGGACACTTCTCGGCGGTCCCGAGGAATCGGTGCTGCAACCGGAATGGGTCGGGCCCACCGAGCTGTACACGATCAGCGATCGCAGCGGCTGGTGGAATCTCTACCGCGTCGGCATCGACGATCCCGACCCGGTCGCGTTGTGCCCGATGGACGCCGACTTCGGCGGCGCGCTGTGGATGCTCGGCGGCCGCTGGCACACCCGCCGCGACGACGGCACGCTCCTGACCGTGCGGACGTTCGGAACCGACACCCTCGCCGTCCTCGATCCCGCGACCGGTTCGCTAGTCGACATCCCGCTGGACGGGCTCACCAGCGTCGGCCTCGGGGACCGCAACGGCAACCGGATCCTGCTGCTCACCGGCGGCGCCCAGACCCCGTCGGGCCTGCGCGAACTCGACCTCGACACCGGCGCACTCCGCACGGTCCGGCTGTCGGTCACCGAACTTCCCGAGGCGGCATATCTCCCCGAGGCCCGGCAGCTGACGTTCCAGGGCGCCGAACGCGAAGTCCACGTGATCGCCTACCCGCCGCGTCACCCGCGGTACCGGGGCGAGGACGGGGAGTTGCCGCCGTACGTGGCGTTCGTGCACGGCGGACCGACGTCGCGGGTCGCGCCTTCGCTGAATCCGGTGTTCGCGTTCTTCACCAGCCGCGGCATCGGCGTCGTCGACGTGAACTACGGCGGTTCCACGGGATACGGGCGCGAGTACCGCAACCGGTTGCGGGGACAGTGGGGGGTCGTCGACGTCGAGGACGTGGTGACGGCGGTGACCGGCCTCGCCGACGCGGGCATGGCGGACCCCGGCCGGCTCGCGATCGAGGGCGGATCCGCCGGCGGGTGGACCGTGCTCGCGGCGCTGACCACGTCGGACGTGTTCGCGTGCGGTGCGTCCTACTTCGGGGTGGCCGAACTCGACGGGTTCGTGAAGGAGACGCACGATTTCGAGTCCCGGTACATCGACGGCCTGATCGGCCCGCTGCCCGAGGCGGCCGACCTCTACGCCGAGCGTGCCCCGCTGAACAACGTTGCCGGACTGAACTGCCCGGTTCTGCTCCTGCAGGGGCTCGACGATCCGATCGTGCCGCCGTCGCAGGCGGAACGGTTCCGGGATGCGCTCGTGGAGAAGGGCATCCCGCACGCATACCTCGAGTACGAGGGGGAGTCGCACGGATTCCGGAAGCTCGCCACCCTGATCAGCTCCCGCAACGCCGAATTGTCCTTCTACGGACAGGTACTGGGATTCGAGCCACCGGACATTCCGCGACTCGAACTGTGGCGACCGCCCAACGGCTGA
- a CDS encoding pyridoxal phosphate-dependent aminotransferase, protein MTLVSNPDHGHHRKPHRKLEQSTKLQNVLYEIRGPVHAHAARLEAEGHRILKLNIGNPAPFGFDAPDVIMRDMIAALPYAQGYSESKGILSARRAIVTRYELVAGFPELDVDDIYLGNGVSELITMTMQALLDNGDEVLIPAPDYPLWTAMTSLAGGTPVHYLCDEGNDWNPDIADIESKITDKTKALLVINPNNPTGAVYSMEVLQQLVDLARKHQLLLLADEIYDKILYDDAKHISLATLAPDLLCLTFNGLSKAYRVAGYRSGWVAITGPKEHAAGFLEGLDLLASTRLCPNVPGQHAIQVALGGHQSIEDLILPGGRLLEQRDVAWERLNMIPGVSCVKPKGALYAFPRLDPNVYEIYDDEKLVQDLLLQEKILMVQGTGFNWPDHDHLRIVTLPWARDLAVAIERFGNFLTSYKQ, encoded by the coding sequence ATGACGCTCGTGAGCAACCCAGACCACGGCCATCACCGCAAGCCGCACCGCAAGCTGGAGCAGTCCACCAAGCTTCAGAACGTGCTCTACGAGATTCGTGGACCGGTACATGCCCACGCCGCCCGGCTGGAGGCGGAAGGCCACCGGATCCTCAAGCTCAACATCGGCAACCCCGCGCCGTTCGGTTTCGACGCGCCGGACGTGATCATGCGCGACATGATCGCCGCGCTCCCGTACGCGCAGGGGTATTCCGAGTCCAAGGGCATCCTGTCGGCGCGGCGCGCGATCGTCACCCGCTACGAGCTGGTCGCCGGGTTCCCCGAACTCGACGTCGACGACATCTACCTGGGCAACGGTGTGTCCGAGCTCATCACGATGACGATGCAGGCGCTCCTCGACAACGGCGACGAGGTGCTGATCCCGGCACCGGACTACCCGCTGTGGACGGCGATGACGAGCCTCGCCGGCGGCACCCCGGTGCACTACCTGTGCGACGAGGGCAACGACTGGAACCCCGACATCGCGGACATCGAGTCGAAGATCACCGACAAGACCAAGGCGCTGCTCGTCATCAACCCGAACAATCCGACGGGTGCGGTGTACTCGATGGAGGTGCTGCAGCAGCTCGTCGACCTGGCGCGCAAGCATCAGCTGCTGCTTCTCGCGGACGAGATCTACGACAAGATCCTCTACGACGACGCCAAACACATCTCACTCGCCACGCTGGCCCCGGACCTGCTGTGCCTGACGTTCAACGGCCTGTCGAAGGCGTACCGCGTCGCCGGCTACCGGTCCGGTTGGGTGGCCATCACGGGCCCGAAGGAACACGCCGCGGGTTTCCTCGAGGGACTCGACCTGCTCGCGTCGACGCGTCTGTGCCCGAACGTGCCCGGTCAACACGCCATCCAGGTGGCGCTCGGTGGGCACCAGAGCATCGAAGACCTGATCCTGCCGGGTGGGCGACTGCTCGAGCAGCGTGATGTGGCGTGGGAACGCCTCAACATGATTCCCGGTGTCTCCTGCGTGAAGCCGAAGGGCGCGCTGTACGCATTCCCCCGCCTCGACCCGAACGTGTACGAGATCTACGACGACGAGAAGCTGGTCCAGGACCTTCTGCTGCAGGAGAAGATCCTGATGGTTCAGGGCACCGGCTTCAACTGGCCGGACCACGACCATCTCCGCATCGTGACGTTGCCGTGGGCGCGTGATCTCGCTGTCGCCATCGAGCGGTTCGGAAATTTCCTCACCAGCTACAAGCAGTAG
- a CDS encoding helix-turn-helix domain-containing protein, with product MVTSTRARFGQFVHRRRRLLNLTQDEVTAAGGPSDAAQTRAENGTGPDPSIETLRKLDVALRWAPGSAARTLDGGHPTPLEALDGEDRSPAARPLTLGPSEIPLDLDTIIEILGPHTQITKLSAAHPEVPGLAEAAGELSRVVSKITGAYVTRLLEVNGGPTGPRQPLVEFAFGHLLEEPTTVTDPRELEEARYRRFLYGRGEDLDAATRERFWRRWEDAVKLVATEDPERSGDAEVNA from the coding sequence ATGGTCACCAGCACCCGCGCGCGTTTCGGACAATTCGTCCACCGGCGACGGCGTTTGCTGAACCTCACACAGGACGAGGTCACGGCCGCGGGTGGCCCGTCCGACGCAGCTCAGACGCGCGCCGAGAACGGGACCGGCCCGGATCCGAGCATCGAGACCCTCCGCAAACTGGACGTCGCGCTCCGCTGGGCTCCGGGCAGCGCGGCCCGCACCCTCGACGGCGGTCATCCGACCCCGCTCGAGGCGCTCGACGGGGAGGACCGGTCGCCGGCCGCGCGCCCGCTGACGCTCGGGCCGTCGGAGATTCCCCTGGATCTGGACACGATCATCGAGATCCTGGGGCCGCACACCCAGATCACCAAGCTGAGCGCGGCGCATCCCGAGGTTCCGGGGCTGGCCGAGGCAGCGGGGGAACTGAGCCGGGTTGTCTCGAAGATCACCGGCGCGTACGTGACGCGGTTGCTGGAAGTCAACGGAGGACCCACCGGACCACGCCAACCCCTGGTGGAATTCGCGTTCGGTCACCTGCTGGAGGAACCGACCACGGTCACCGACCCGCGTGAACTCGAGGAAGCGCGGTATCGCCGCTTCCTCTACGGCCGGGGAGAGGATCTCGACGCGGCCACCCGGGAGCGCTTCTGGCGTCGATGGGAGGACGCGGTGAAACTCGTGGCCACCGAGGATCCCGAACGCAGCGGAGACGCGGAGGTGAACGCATGA